One part of the Equus asinus isolate D_3611 breed Donkey chromosome 30, EquAss-T2T_v2, whole genome shotgun sequence genome encodes these proteins:
- the LOC106844730 gene encoding left-right determination factor 1-like: MQPVWLCWALWALPLTGPGAALTEEQILGSLLQQLHLSEVPALDQGDVGQLVIPAHVRAQYVALLQHSHGTHSRGKRFSQNFREVAGRLLGSDAALRTHGRLSPRSHRARVTVEWLHVRDDGSNRTSLIDSRLVSVHESGWKAFDVTEAVNFWRQLGRPRQPLLLQVSVQREQPGPRAASAHRLVRFASQGPAGGGRGEPQLELHSLDLGRYGAQGDCDPEAPVTEGTRCCRREMYIDLEGLKWAENWVLEPPGFLAYECVGTCRQPPEPLSFKWPFLGPRQCIASETTSLPVIVSVKEGGRPRAQVVSLPDMRVQKCSCASDGAPVPRKLEP, translated from the exons ATGCAGCCCGTGTGGCTCTGCTGGGCGCTCTGGGCGCTGCCCCTGACCGGCCCCGGGGCGGCCCTGACCGAGGAGCAGATCCTGGGCAGCCTGCTGCAGCAGCTGCACCTCAGCGAGGTGCCTGCCCTGGACCAGGGCGACGTGGGGCAGCTGGTCATCCCCGCGCACGTGAGGGCCCAGTACGTGGCCCTGCTGCAGCACAGCCACGGCACCCACTCCCGAGGGAAGAGGTTCAGCCAGAACTTCCGAG AGGTGGCCGGCAGGCTCCTGGGGTCCGAC GCCGCGCTCCGCACGCACGGCCGGCTCTCCCCGCGCAGCCACCGGGCCCGGGTCACCGTCGAGTGGCTTCACGTCCGCGACGACGGCTCCAACCGCACCTCCCTCATCGACTCCAG GCTGGTGTCCGTCCACGAGAGCGGCTGGAAGGCCTTCGACGTGACGGAGGCCGTGAACTTCTGGCGGCAGCTGGGCCGGCCCCGGCAGCCGCTGCTGCTGCAGGTGTCGGTGCAGCGGGAGCAGCCGGGCCCGCGGGCGGCCAGCGCGCACAGGCTGGTCCGCTTCGCCTCCCAGGgcccggcgggcggcgggcgcggcgagCCGCAGCTGGAGCTGCACAGCCTGGACCTCGGCCGCTACGG AGCTCAGGGCGACTGTGACCCTGAGGCGCCGGTGACCGAGGGCACCCGCTGCTGCCGCCGGGAGATGTACATCGACCTGGAGGGGCTGAAGTGGGCCGAGAACTGGGTCCTGGAGCCCCCGGGCTTCCTGGCCTATGAGTGTGTGGGCACCTGCCGGCAGCCCCCGGAGCCCCTGAGCTTCAAGTGGCCGTTTCTGGGGCCGCGGCAGTGCATCGCCTCGGAGACGACCTCACTGCCCGTGATCGTCAGCGTCAAGGAGGGAGGCCGGCCCAGGGCCCAGGTGGTCAGCCTGCCCGACATGAGGGTGCAGAAGTGCAGCTGCGCCTCGGACGGGGCGCCCGTGCCCAGGAAGCTGGAGCCGTAG